Sequence from the Torulaspora globosa chromosome 4, complete sequence genome:
TGCTTGGGACACGTCTTCTTGTATGTGAACAGTGGCCCGAGAACTTCGAGTCTTCTTACTAGAGAAGCAGCATCCTGCGAGTTCCAGTTGATATGCTTCATTTCAGTCGTGATTTTCGGAGCGTAGCTGGGCTCAACAGCATCGGCCTCATTGTTCTGCATTTCAGTGTACAGGTCTTGTGTAATGACTTTCTGCAAAAGCTTTGAGCCTTCAAGACCCAGCTGATCCATCAATGTGGCTGTAGCTCTTGGCACATCGTCGTCGAAGTAACTCACTGTGCCCTTGGATAGGAGCTCTTCAATGTTAAGCGCTCGCGTTTGCGCAAGTATGCAGCCTTGGTCGAACTTAGAGGGATGTAGCGTCTGTATAGTAACTCCTGTGGTTTCATCGGCATTCAGCAAAGCATGCTGAATCGGTGACGCACCTTTGTAGCGCGGCAGCAACGATGGATGTATGTTCAAGGCAAACGGTACCCTGTTTATCAGCTCAGCAGGTATCAGTTTTCCGAATGAAACAGCTACGATGAGATTATAGTGCTCATCTCTCACAACGTCACCTAAATCGACCAAATCTTGCCTTGAATCACATAGAAATGGTTCCCGTAATCCGAGTCCTCTAGCAGCCTCCACGATCGGCGGATATTTCAATACTGAGTTCTGCCTTCCACACCATTTAGGAGACCTCGTAACCAGCTGTATCTCACCCACTTTAGATCCCTGTCGTTTCAGTTCATCAAGGGCCCTCAATGAATGGATGCTGAACTGATCACTACCAAAAAATAAAACGTTCAAAGGCCTGTTGATGGTGGAGAGCAGTCGACTGGGTCGCATGAATGTCATCTGGCAATGATCGAGCAATTT
This genomic interval carries:
- the FMT1 gene encoding methionyl-tRNA formyltransferase (ancestral locus Anc_4.95), with the protein product MTFMRPSRLLSTINRPLNVLFFGSDQFSIHSLRALDELKRQGSKVGEIQLVTRSPKWCGRQNSVLKYPPIVEAARGLGLREPFLCDSRQDLVDLGDVVRDEHYNLIVAVSFGKLIPAELINRVPFALNIHPSLLPRYKGASPIQHALLNADETTGVTIQTLHPSKFDQGCILAQTRALNIEELLSKGTVSYFDDDVPRATATLMDQLGLEGSKLLQKVITQDLYTEMQNNEADAVEPSYAPKITTEMKHINWNSQDAASLVRRLEVLGPLFTYKKTCPKQKDTAPVLKRIILHQFQIATKQPQLLREPGDFMFDEETSNLLVKCEGSSCIQVRKIQFEGFKVEDAKQFITSLRKRCGKTMAEQTVFL